The Thermoplasmata archaeon genome includes a region encoding these proteins:
- the lipB gene encoding lipoyl(octanoyl) transferase LipB, which yields MLTTEEGEKAILIARDAWLLDLGRRPYREVWDLQKALVDRRAADKIPDGLIFVEHDPVATLGRRGARDDVLDPGLEVVEVERGGEATYHGPGQLVGYPILKLPDRLEVKRLVTDLEEVLLRTCADFGIDATRAGPERGVWVGGKKIASIGLAVHRNVTFHGFAHNVTTDLRQFLKIRPCGHEGGIMTSMERVLGHPVELEDVKASVIAHFQAVFGVALRRVNVTELLPEPPPGTRRRP from the coding sequence ATGCTCACCACGGAAGAGGGCGAGAAGGCGATCCTCATCGCGCGGGATGCGTGGCTCCTCGACCTCGGGCGACGGCCGTACCGGGAGGTCTGGGACCTCCAGAAGGCGCTCGTGGACCGTCGGGCGGCGGACAAGATCCCCGATGGCCTGATCTTCGTCGAGCACGATCCGGTCGCGACGCTCGGGCGGCGCGGGGCGCGCGATGACGTCCTCGACCCAGGTCTCGAAGTCGTCGAGGTCGAGCGGGGCGGCGAAGCGACGTATCATGGCCCGGGCCAACTCGTCGGCTATCCGATCCTCAAGCTCCCGGACCGGCTCGAGGTCAAGCGGCTCGTGACGGACCTCGAGGAGGTCCTCCTGCGCACGTGCGCGGACTTCGGGATCGATGCGACGCGCGCCGGACCCGAGCGCGGCGTGTGGGTCGGCGGCAAGAAGATCGCATCGATCGGGCTCGCCGTGCATCGGAATGTGACGTTCCACGGCTTCGCGCACAACGTGACGACCGACCTCCGGCAGTTCCTCAAGATCCGTCCGTGCGGGCACGAGGGCGGCATCATGACCTCGATGGAGCGGGTCCTCGGGCATCCGGTCGAGCTGGAGGACGTCAAGGCGTCCGTGATCGCGCACTTCCAGGCCGTCTTCGGCGTCGCGCTGCGGCGCGTGAACGTCACCGAGTTGCTGCCGGAACCGCCGCCGGGGACGCGCCGCCGGCCTTGA
- the lpdA gene encoding dihydrolipoyl dehydrogenase, which translates to MPRHVPLVVIGGGPGGYPAAIRAAQLGKQVLLVERDRLGGECLNYGCIPSKALIHTGNLVHAIEAASERGVETGPVKVDMARLQAWKASVVQRLVNGIGQLCKANRVDVVTGTAAFTGPNALRIAGAAPDEITFDDAIIATGGRPSDLPAFQFDGRRVIGTKEALELTEVPKNLAIIGGGISGLEIGTFYAKLGSRVVVVEIMEQLLPGTDLEAVRVVERNLRKLGVEIHVKSQARGWREDKGQRVVDVVSPEGLLARRADVVLMTVGRRPNTDGLGADRAGVTLGPRGYIAVDSQLRTSNPHVFAIGDVIGPPFLAHKATKEGLIAAEVIAGHPVEVDYRAMPAAIFTDPEIATVGMQEADAAAKGRKVRIGKVPFAAIGRALTTGESDGFVKLVADADSKIFLGATIVGPDASDLISELALAIEMGATITDIALTVHPHPTLPEGIMESAEAALGQAIHVLNR; encoded by the coding sequence ATGCCTCGGCACGTCCCGCTCGTCGTGATCGGCGGCGGCCCCGGCGGCTACCCGGCGGCGATCCGGGCGGCGCAGCTCGGCAAGCAGGTCCTCCTCGTCGAACGCGACCGTCTCGGCGGGGAGTGCCTGAACTACGGATGCATCCCTTCGAAGGCGCTGATCCACACCGGGAACCTCGTCCACGCGATCGAGGCGGCGTCCGAGCGAGGGGTCGAGACGGGACCGGTCAAGGTGGACATGGCGCGCTTGCAGGCGTGGAAGGCCTCCGTCGTCCAACGACTCGTGAACGGGATCGGCCAGCTCTGCAAGGCGAACCGGGTCGATGTCGTCACGGGCACCGCCGCGTTCACCGGCCCGAACGCCCTCCGGATCGCGGGGGCCGCCCCCGATGAGATCACGTTCGACGACGCGATCATCGCGACCGGGGGACGGCCGTCCGACCTGCCCGCCTTCCAGTTCGACGGCCGGCGGGTCATCGGCACGAAAGAGGCGCTCGAGCTGACCGAGGTCCCGAAGAACCTCGCGATCATCGGCGGAGGCATCTCCGGGCTCGAGATCGGGACGTTCTACGCGAAGCTCGGGAGCCGCGTCGTCGTCGTCGAGATCATGGAGCAGCTCCTCCCCGGGACCGACCTCGAGGCCGTGCGCGTCGTCGAGCGAAACCTGCGGAAGCTCGGGGTCGAAATCCACGTGAAGTCCCAAGCCCGGGGTTGGCGGGAGGATAAGGGCCAACGGGTCGTCGACGTCGTGTCGCCCGAGGGGCTGCTCGCGCGCCGCGCGGACGTCGTCCTCATGACGGTGGGCCGTCGTCCGAACACGGACGGCCTCGGTGCGGACCGCGCGGGCGTAACCCTCGGGCCGCGCGGGTACATCGCCGTCGATTCGCAGCTCCGGACGTCGAATCCGCACGTCTTCGCGATCGGCGACGTGATCGGGCCGCCGTTCCTCGCGCACAAAGCGACGAAGGAAGGGCTCATCGCCGCCGAGGTCATCGCGGGCCATCCCGTCGAGGTCGACTACCGCGCGATGCCCGCCGCCATCTTCACGGACCCCGAGATCGCCACGGTCGGGATGCAGGAGGCGGACGCGGCGGCGAAAGGGCGCAAGGTGCGCATCGGGAAGGTCCCGTTCGCGGCGATCGGTCGCGCGCTCACCACGGGCGAATCCGACGGATTCGTGAAGCTGGTAGCCGACGCGGACTCGAAGATCTTCCTCGGCGCGACGATCGTCGGGCCGGACGCGAGCGATCTCATCAGTGAGCTCGCCCTCGCGATCGAGATGGGCGCGACGATCACGGACATCGCGCTCACGGTCCATCCGCACCCGACCTTGCCGGAGGGGATCATGGAGAGCGCCGAGGCGGCACTCGGGCAGGCGATCCACGTCCTGAACCGCTGA
- a CDS encoding dihydrolipoamide acetyltransferase family protein: protein MAREFKLPDIGEGVHEGEVVKWFVKEGDAVKENDPIVEVMTDKVTVQIPSPVTGKILQLRAKEGEVVRVGATLVVFGEAGEAVPASSPAAPAGPAAPAAPGKTAPPPPPPPVSGEVLAAPAVRRLARELNVELASVRGSGPQGRITEDDIRRTTKGPAMPPKPTVAVAAPTGAEERIPIHGLRKRIFERMAKSNATAAPFTYVEEVDMSQLVRLRDHLKEAAERKGTKLTFLPFFIKAILVGLTESPRLNASVDDERGEIVVKRYYNIGVATATDEGLTVTVVHDADKKDLWDLAKEVDRLSTAARDKKLSLQDVQGSTFTITSLGKEGGILATPIINWPEVAILGIHKIEKRPVVRDDQIVIRDMMYLSCSFDHRVIDGHVGAAFVQSVRSALEHPALLFVGLG from the coding sequence ATGGCCCGGGAGTTCAAGCTCCCCGACATCGGGGAGGGCGTCCACGAGGGCGAGGTCGTCAAGTGGTTCGTGAAAGAAGGGGACGCCGTCAAGGAGAACGACCCGATCGTCGAGGTGATGACGGACAAGGTGACGGTGCAGATCCCCTCACCCGTCACGGGCAAGATCCTGCAGCTGCGGGCGAAGGAAGGCGAGGTCGTGAGGGTCGGCGCGACGCTCGTCGTCTTCGGGGAAGCGGGAGAGGCGGTGCCGGCGTCGTCTCCCGCCGCGCCGGCCGGACCGGCGGCGCCCGCCGCCCCCGGCAAGACGGCCCCACCCCCGCCTCCGCCGCCGGTATCGGGAGAGGTCCTCGCGGCGCCCGCGGTCCGTCGACTCGCGAGGGAGCTGAACGTCGAGCTGGCCTCGGTCCGAGGGAGCGGGCCGCAAGGCCGGATCACGGAGGACGACATCCGCCGGACGACGAAAGGACCTGCGATGCCGCCGAAGCCCACGGTGGCGGTGGCCGCGCCGACCGGCGCGGAAGAGCGAATCCCGATCCACGGCCTGCGGAAGCGGATCTTCGAGAGGATGGCGAAATCGAACGCGACCGCCGCGCCTTTCACCTATGTCGAGGAAGTCGACATGTCGCAGCTCGTCCGCCTCCGGGACCACCTGAAGGAGGCCGCCGAGCGCAAGGGAACCAAGCTCACGTTCCTGCCGTTCTTCATCAAGGCGATCCTCGTGGGGCTCACGGAGTCCCCGAGGCTCAACGCGTCCGTCGACGACGAACGGGGCGAGATCGTCGTCAAGAGGTACTACAACATCGGGGTCGCCACGGCCACGGACGAGGGCCTCACGGTGACCGTGGTCCACGACGCGGACAAGAAGGATCTCTGGGACCTCGCGAAGGAGGTCGATCGGCTCTCGACCGCCGCAAGGGACAAGAAGCTCTCCCTCCAGGACGTCCAGGGCTCGACGTTCACGATCACGTCCCTCGGCAAGGAAGGCGGCATCCTCGCGACGCCGATCATCAACTGGCCCGAGGTGGCGATCCTCGGGATCCACAAGATCGAGAAGCGGCCCGTTGTGCGGGACGACCAGATCGTGATCCGGGACATGATGTACCTCTCCTGCTCGTTCGACCATCGCGTGATCGACGGGCACGTCGGCGCGGCGTTCGTGCAATCCGTGCGAAGCGCCCTGGAGCATCCGGCGCTGCTGTTCGTCGGGCTCGGGTAG